One segment of Brassica napus cultivar Da-Ae chromosome C3, Da-Ae, whole genome shotgun sequence DNA contains the following:
- the LOC111213338 gene encoding F-box/kelch-repeat protein At4g19870-like → MNLQIEPPEKKKKNRTSPPPAPPSCPSFSLFPDEIFVNCLARISRMYYPTLSIISKSFRSLLSSTELYTARSHIGTTEQCLYVCLSDESYQSPQWFTLCINPNRTLTVSTIKKKKTVGKSLAPIPSSSDFPSVSESTLVVGSDIYVIGGPIKTELSMPKCTRPSSAVRILDCRTHTWRDAPSMIVPRNHALTCFYDGKIYVMGGCGELEEPWAEVFETNTQTWKPLSDPGTEIRNIGSCTFYTIKEIKGKIFFWNPNRAYAYDTSQDNWESYAELWESTTCLIDGGVQYYYIPKSACEIDGVWYFISYAFYHFRWTKDGGDWEVMKGLYSLRELYKRNGGSSRNTTKLVSCGGKLLLLWEGYMKHNPNNRKKIWCAGITLKTDDEGEVWGNVEWIDIVQSVPTQCELLHCLVVTV, encoded by the coding sequence ATGAACCTCCAAATAGAACCAccggaaaagaagaagaagaataggaCTTCACCACCACCAGCACCGCCTTCATGTccatcattttctttatttccagACGAAATCTTCGTGAACTGTTTAGCCCGGATCTCGAGAATGTACTACCCAACACTCTCAATCATTTCAAAAAGCTTCCGGTCACTCCTGTCTTCCACGGAGCTCTATACAGCTCGATCTCACATCGGAACCACCGAGCAGTGTCTCTACGTCTGTCTCTCCGATGAAAGTTACCAATCTCCCCAATGGTTTACCCTCTGCATTAACCCTAATCGAACCCTAACCGTCTCCAcgatcaaaaagaagaaaaccgtAGGAAAATCGTTGGCTCCAATTCCGTCGTCGTCTGATTTTCCTTCAGTATCAGAATCCACCTTAGTTGTTGGTTCAGATATTTATGTCATCGGCGGACCAATCAAGACAGAACTATCCATGCCCAAATGTACACGTCCGTCATCAGCCGTAAGAATCCTTGATTGTCGTACTCACACATGGCGTGATGCCCCTAGCATGATCGTACCCAGGAACCATGCTCTCACATGTTTCTACGATGGAAAAATATATGTGATGGGAGGATGCGGAGAACTGGAAGAGCCATGGGCTGAGGTGTTCGAAACAAATACACAAACTTGGAAACCTCTCTCGGACCCAGGTACTGAGATACGTAATATAGGTAGTTGTACCTTTTACACAATCAAAGAAATAAAAGGAAAGATTTTCTTTTGGAATCCAAACCGAGCATATGCTTATGATACAAGCCAAGATAACTGGGAGAGTTATGCGGAGTTGTGGGAGTCAACAACATGTTTGATCGATGGTGGTGTACAGTACTACTATATTCCCAAGTCAGCATGTGAGATTGATGGTGTATGGTATTTTATAAGTTATGCCTTCTACCACTTCCGGTGGACAAAGGATGGAGGAGATTGGGAAGTTATGAAAGGGTTATACTCATTAAGAGAGCTGTACAAAAGGAATGGTGGCTCTAGTAGAAATACAACTAAGTTAGTTAGCTGTGGTGGGAAGCTCTTACTTTTGTGGGAAGGTTATATGAAACATAACCCCAACAATAGAAAGAAGATTTGGTGCGCGGGAATCACGTTGAAAACTGATGATGAAGGTGAGGTTTGGGGTAATGTTGAGTGGATTGATATTGTGCAAAGCGTTCCGACACAGTGTGAGCTCTTGCATTGTCTCGTTGTTACCGTTTGA